From the genome of Xiphophorus couchianus chromosome 6, X_couchianus-1.0, whole genome shotgun sequence, one region includes:
- the LOC114146230 gene encoding xenotropic and polytropic retrovirus receptor 1 homolog → MKFTEHLSAHITPEWRKQYIQYEAFKEMLYAAQDQAPSVEVTDDDTVKRYYAKFEEKFFQTCEKELAKINTFYSEKLAEAQRCFATLQNELQSSLDAQRESSATGLGLRRRKTVFALSQKERCKHRNIKDLQLAFSEFYLSLILLQNYQNLNFTGFRKILKKHDKILETSKGADWRVAHVEVAPFYTCKKITQLISETEALVTTELEGGDRQKAMKRLRVPPLGAAQPAPAWTTFRVGLYCGVFLVLIVTVVITGAVKIGGSKVWPVVRIYRGGFLLIEFLFLLGINTYGWRQAGVNHVLIFELNPRNNLSHQHLFEIAGLLGVLWCVSLLSSLFCDDIRIPMQANPLALYGVFLLFLINPSKTCYYKSRFWLLKLLFRVVTAPFHHVGFADFWLADQLNSLVVVLMDLEYMICFYSLELEWTKEDGLYSNTESVCNTYSYGVRAVIKCLPAWFRFAQCLRRYRDTKRAFPHLVNAGKYSTSFFVVTFSALYNTHKNSEPEHKIYLYLYIACLIVSSCYTLIWDLKMDWGLFDRNAGENTFLREEIVYPQKAYYYCAIVEDVLLRFAWVLTITLTLLTNFADMADILATLLAPLEVFRRFVWNFFRLENEHLNNCGEFRAVRDISVAPLNADDQTLLEQMMDQEDGVRNRQGKKSWKRSYSMSLRRPRLASQSKTRDTKVLIDDTDDDS, encoded by the exons GCGTTTAAGGAGATGTTGTATGCTGCACAGGACCAAGCTCCATCCGTTGAAG tcaCAGACGATGATACAGTCAAGAGGTATTATGCCAAGTTTGAGGAGAAGTTTTTCCAGACTTGTGAGAAAGAGCTGGCCAAAATCAATACCTTCTATTCTG AAAAGCTGGCCGAGGCTCAGCGATGCTTCGCCACGCTGCAGAATGAGCTGCAGTCATCGCTGGACGCCCAGAGGGAGAGCTCTGCCACCGGGCTGGGCCTCAGAAGAAGGAAAACTGTGTTTGCCCTTTCACAGAAGGAGAGATGCAAACATAGAAACATTAAGGATCTGCAGCTGGCCTTCTCCGAGTTCTACCTCAGCCTTATACTGCTGCAGAATTATCAG aaCTTGAACTTCACAGGATTCAGGAAGATTCTCAAGAAGCATGATAAGATTTTGGAAACTTCCAAGGGGGCAGATTGGAGGGTGGCCCACGTTGAAGTGGCTCCATTTTATACATGCAAGAAGATCACCCAACTCATCTCTGAGACTGAG GCTCTGGTCACAACAGAGCTGGAAGGCGGCGACCGGCAGAAGGCCATGAAGAGGCTGAGAGTTCCTCCACTGGGAGCTGCACAA cCTGCTCCAGCTTGGACCACCTTCAGAGTGGGACTTTACTGTGGAGTATTCCTCGTCTTGATTGTCACTGTAGTCATTACAG GAGCCGTGAAGATTGGTGGTTCTAAAGTCTGGCCTGTGGTCAGGATCTACAGAGGAGGCTTCCTGCTAATAGAGTTTCTCTTCCTTTTAG GGATCAACACCTATGGCTGGAGGCAGGCAGGAGTTAATCATGTCCTCATATTTGAACTTAATCCCAGAAACAACCTCTCCCACCAACATCTGTTTGAG ATTGCAGGCCTGTTGGGGGTGCTGTGGTGCGTCAGCTTGCTGTCAAGTCTTTTCTGTGATGACATCAGGATTCCGATGCAGGCCAACCCTCTGGCTCTTTATGGCGTCTTCCTCCTGTTTCTCATCAACCCGTCAAAGACCTGTTACTACAAGTCCCGCTTCTGGCTGCTCAAGCTGCTG TTCAGAGTGGTGACCGCTCCATTTCACCATGTTGGATTTGCAGACTTCTGGCTGGCTGACCAGTTAAACTCTCTGGTGGTGGTTCTGATGGATCTGGAGTACATGATCTGTTTCTACAGCTTAGAGCTGGAGTGGACAAAAGAGGATGGGCTTTATAGTAACACAG AAAGCGTGTGTAACACCTACTCCTATGGTGTTCGGGCGGTCATCAAGTGTCTTCCTGCGTGGTTCCGATTCGCCCAGTGTCTGCGGCGCTATCGGGACACCAAGCGGGCCTTTCCTCATCTGGTTAATGCTGGGAAGTACTCCACTTCCTTCTTTGTCGTCACTTTCTCCGCCCTgtacaacacacacaaaa ACTCCGAACCCGAACACAAAATCTACCTGTACTTGTACATTGCCTGTTTAATTGTAAGCTCTTGTTATACACTGATCTGGGATCTGAAGATGGACTGGGGCCTGTTTGACCGAAATGCAGGAGAGAACACTTTCCTACGGGAGGAGATAGTCTACCCACAGAAG GCCTATTATTACTGTGCTATAGTGGAGGATGTGCTCCTGCGTTTCGCCTGGGTTTTAACAATCACTCTCACCTTGCTCACCAACTTTGCAGACATGGCTGACATTCTAGCTACCCTGCTGGCTCCGCTGGAGGTCTTCAG acGCTTCGTGTGGAATTTCTTCCGACTTGAGAATGAGCATCTGAATAACTGTGGTGAGTTCAGGGCGGTCCGAGACATCAGTGTGGCCCCTCTCAACGCCGATGACCAGACGCTgctggagcagatgatggaccAGGAGGACGGAGTCAGGAATCGGCAGGGCAAGAAAAGCTGGAAAAGAAGCTACAGCATGAGTCTGCGCCGGCCACGGCTGGCCTCACA ATCAAAGACTCGTGACACCAAAGTTCTGATCGATGACACCGATGATGACTCCTGA